A genomic stretch from Desulfuromonas acetoxidans DSM 684 includes:
- a CDS encoding DNA-directed RNA polymerase subunit alpha — MYKNWRDLIKPKRLQVDSRSLTANYGKFFAEPFERGFGTTIGNSLRRILLSSLQGAAITSVRIKGVLHEFSTVPGVTEDVTDIILNLKSVLLRLEGQESRNIRIVKKGAGVITAGDIVTDSNVEILNPDLYIATCTKEADVEIDMVVSMGKGYVTAERNRDDKAPVGTIPIDSIFSPIKKVNYAVTNARVGQITDYDKLTLEVWTDASVKPEDAVAYSAKILKEHLQMFINFDEEQIPEEEPEEEEVQKINENLYRSVEELELSVRSANCLKNARISLIGDLVQKTEAEMLKTQNFGRKSLNEIKDILAEMGLTLGMKLENFPDPEYLKVLQKSREEI, encoded by the coding sequence ATGTATAAAAACTGGAGAGATCTGATCAAGCCGAAACGCCTTCAAGTCGATTCCCGCAGCCTGACTGCCAATTATGGCAAATTTTTTGCGGAGCCTTTCGAGCGTGGTTTCGGTACAACGATTGGTAACTCATTGCGCCGTATTCTGTTGTCTTCACTGCAGGGAGCGGCTATCACTTCAGTAAGAATCAAGGGCGTTCTTCACGAATTCTCGACTGTTCCGGGCGTGACAGAGGATGTTACGGACATTATTCTTAACCTGAAGTCAGTTTTGCTCCGTCTCGAAGGTCAGGAAAGTCGTAATATTCGCATCGTTAAAAAAGGTGCTGGTGTTATCACGGCAGGAGATATTGTCACGGATTCGAATGTCGAAATTCTAAATCCGGATTTGTATATTGCAACCTGCACCAAGGAAGCTGATGTAGAGATCGATATGGTCGTTTCCATGGGCAAAGGGTATGTTACCGCAGAGCGCAATCGTGATGATAAGGCACCTGTCGGAACGATTCCCATCGATTCGATTTTTTCACCGATTAAAAAGGTGAATTATGCTGTCACCAATGCCCGTGTCGGTCAGATTACTGATTATGACAAGCTGACACTGGAAGTCTGGACGGATGCCAGTGTTAAGCCGGAAGATGCTGTCGCCTATTCGGCAAAGATTCTCAAAGAGCATCTGCAGATGTTCATCAACTTTGATGAAGAGCAGATCCCTGAGGAGGAGCCGGAAGAGGAGGAAGTTCAGAAGATCAATGAGAATTTGTATCGCAGCGTTGAGGAACTCGAGTTGTCGGTACGCAGTGCGAATTGCCTTAAGAATGCACGTATCTCCTTGATTGGTGATCTGGTCCAGAAGACGGAAGCTGAAATGCTGAAAACTCAGAATTTCGGTCGTAAGTCACTTAACGAAATCAAAGATATCTTGGCTGAAATGGGTTTGACCTTGGGAATGAAACTTGAGAACTTCCCGGACCCTGAATATCTTAAAGTTCTGCAGAAAAGTCGGGAAGAAATCTAG